From the Leucoraja erinacea ecotype New England chromosome 4, Leri_hhj_1, whole genome shotgun sequence genome, the window TAAGCAGGAGTAGTCTCCACTGTTTGGGCCAAAACATTTGCATGCTTCCTTTCTGAGTAATGGTCGTAGTGTGCACTGGTCAGCAAAGCCTCGGTGAGTCTGGCAAACATCTGAAATCTAGACTTCAAGACAAGTcatgcctttagactttagagatactgtgtggaaacaggcccttcagcccaccaggtccatgcagatcagcgatcaccctgtacaccaacactatccaacacactagggacaatttacaatcttactgaaGCCATTAGCCTACTTaccctgtatggctttggagtgtgggaggatactggagcacccggagaaaagcccctcgatggaagggaggtcagagccgatgatggactgggcagtgtttactactttttgtagtctcttcctctccagggcgctcaagttgccgaactaagccacgatgcaaccggtcagcatgctctctactgtgcacctgtagaagatagagagagtcctccttgacaaaccgaatctccataatcttctcaggaagtagaggcgctgatgtgctttcttgataattgcatcagtgttctcgaaccaggaaagatcttcagagatgtgcatgcccaggaatttgaagctcttgaccctttcaaccattgatccattgatataaacgggactgtgggtctccatcctactccttccaaagtccacaatcagttccttggttttgctggtgttgagggccaggttattttgCTGGCACCATaaggacagttgctcaatctctcttctatactcggactcatccccatcagtgatacgtcccacaacagtggtgtcgtcagcgaacttgatgatggatttcgcactatgaccggctacgcagtcatgagtatagagtgagtacagcagggggctgagcacgcagccttgaggtgctcccgtgctgattgttatcgagtctgacacatttccaccaatacgaacagactgtggtctgtggatgaggaagtcgaggatccaattgcagagggatgcccaGTTCTACAATACAGTTTGGTAACCATtttttgtcatttgagccccatgAGGCTAAATTAAATGCTGTttgtacagccatacaaacaataaCATttccctgacatatgagtttttgttgtccaagtggtcccatccatgagtggagggccagcaagtCTTTTCTCACATCCACCATTGATCCTGTTGTGGCGGATATCCAAGCCCCAGTGGGGCCAGGTTTTTGTTGACGGCCATTTTTCGCCATGATCACAtgagttttgttgtccaagtggtcaaaCACCAGTGGAACCTCAACCTCTCGacgcacttcatcaccacaggcgttagtgccactggtcacaAAGTCATTGAGCCCCACGTCAGGCgcttcttcttgggcactggtataattgatgctctTTTGGCgatgtgggaacctcagacctcagggaCAGGTTGAAAACCCGTAAACGGGCTGGAGCCAGTTGCGTCCGGGAGGTTTTTAGAACGGTCTCTCTATACCCCCAGACCCAGGTGCTTTCCCGATGGGGTTCACCGGACTCtggaaggatttcctgacgtcggcctctgtgactgagactgagcaGCGAGTCACAGCGAATCCCCACGCTCGGGAAGGCCATCAGTATTCTCCCACAAAgcgtgagtagtccgcagctgaGCTCATCAGGGAGCCCATGTTTCGTTTCAGGTTGGAGCTGCTTCCTGGTTTCGCATTGCCCCAGATTCTTCCAGGAGAGTGTAAAGCAAATATAAGGTTGCTTTAATGTGTACCATTTTAGAGCAGCAAGAATAAAGCTAGTCCCTCATCTCTCATAATGCCTTTTATATTTCCACCATTTAtcacaaataattattttaataatcCCAGGAAAAAATCTATATTAATAACATTGATGGTATTGATGAGTCTCATTAGTGTCTGGCCATGACATGGAGAGAATTGAAgacattttttaatttgtgtAACAATGGGAGCTTTACTACAatgtactacaggtgcacaacctttttatccgacagccttgggaccagacacttttcgtaatttggaatttgtcggtcttcggaatggaaattttttagcgtagcaGAATGGCTGGCTCAGCgagcccggctcatatccgcaagatctGTTTTGCGCCTTGATCCTGGCAGTtgggtcgcgagtttgagtcttcagtgtagtttttttcttgcagaataaatgtctgtatgaagtcctgaatttgtaaatgtgcccgcagcattgaatcacctcttgcactcatgtcaccctagcggggctacatgcccttaggcggcctaaggcgacattttcacactcttatatccgtgtgcagcagagacgTAAAAACTCCAGCTTTGTTGTGCCGACGACATCCTTTAGAAAAATGAccgggtttcttccaggtaggccaGGTAccttcccgcgcaatataccctccacttcttttTTGAGTTCCCCTCTCTGACTGACCgatccgaggttccgctgtcacttctggggccaccctcggtgaacgctcatcaactttgtcttgggatctACTCTCCCGGTCAAAACCCTTGacctctcttttatgaatggggattttcgCCGACCCGAGCTTCCTCGTTTCGCATTGCAGGAGATTCTTCTGTCACCTCTGTAAAGCAAATATAACGTCctgctccctgtccctgggataccAGGGGGCGAGCAAACagcacatacccccccccccctccccctcccccccacccccaactccagaggaatccgctccccgataggccgctatggcgacaagtggcagttcgccccatAATCCCAGAACAAGACGCATCCTTGCGCACCAGCAGCAttgctgcccctctggagttggagcatgactgggctggagttgctgatttgggatctccgtgcttgcagtgggagcTGGGGGTACAATGTACGACAGGGGGCACACCTCGACAGCCTTGGGCGAACTGACACttttcgccgtagcggcccatcggggtcggttctggtggtcccgatgtttcccgctagtttgcagttttcctctggagctctggctgtgggtctctgggatctccgtgcttgcagtcccgggggccggtgtcccgttggtcctgtacgttccggtgactggcattgccgacgtgaatacagtgcaaagcccccacgccggtgcaatgggtggggagctggagaggggagggaaggggtcacacacatggctgggaagcagaggggtgtaggtggggtgaaactgaagggagcgacaatctgcagctccctgcccgctgagataaaaaagttcccacgcaagactcacgatacactgtgtatcgtgagtcaaacgtgggaatttttttaactcagcgggcagacagcagcaggtAGTCAaatattaaccctcccgcgcaatataccctcaccttctcttttatggatggggatttagttcccctttcttccaggaccgacctgaggttccgctgtcacctctgcgggccaccctcggtgaacgctcactcaactttgtcttgggattcgtactctcccggtcaatgtaccctcaccttctcttttatgaatggggatttagttcccctttcgtcgaggaccgaccggaggttccgctgtcacctctgcgggccgccctcggtgaacgtcttgtttccctgtccctgggatagcagggggcgatcaaacagcacaatacccccctccccctcccccccacccccaactccagaggaatccgctccccgatgggccgctacggcgacaagtggcagttcgcccacagcccgagctgcgcgacctcaagaacaagacgcaccttgcgcaccatcagtttctgcccctctggagttggagcggggctgggctggagttgctgatctgggatctccgtgcttgcagtgggcctgggggtcggtgtcccgatgagggggcacagctcgggctgtgggcgaactgccacttgtcgccgtagtggcccatcggggagcggctcctggtggtcccgatgtctcccgctagtttgcagttttcctctggagttggaacggggctgggctgctgctggctgtgggtctctgggatctccgtgcttgcagtgggcctgggggtcggtgtcccgttggtcctgacgtctccggtgactggcattgccgacgtgaagacagtgcaaagcccccgcgccggtgcaatgggcggggagctggagaggggagggaaggggtcacacacatggccgggaagcagaggggtgtaggtggggtgaaactgaagggagcgacaatctgcagctccctgcccgctgagttaaaaaagttcccacgcaagactcacgatacactgtgtatcgtgagtctaccgtgggaacttttttaactcagcgggcagacagcagcatattgtcaattattaaccctcccgcgcaatataccctcaccttctcttttatggatggggatttagttcccctttcttcgaggaccgaccggaggttcctctgtcacctctgcgggccgccctccgtgaacgttttcaaggaccttttttcaaggactgaaaaaatgtcgctattcggaggttttcgttatttggatcttcggataaaaggttgtgcacctgtattctgaATGTGTTTGCTCATTGTTCAGGGGGTTTAAACTTTTATTTACAAGTATGCAACATACTGTACATCTGAAACAAACACCCTATTTGCCTTCAGTGCAACTGTCATCCACCATCACATTCTCCATTACTAATGTAATTTGAAATACACAAGCCTTTttcaagagaaaaataaaataaagcagtTGCATTCTACCATTAAGTGATCATTCATTTGTTACTTTATCGGTGAAGTGCTGTTGTGGTGTCTAATGTAACTGCCTGCTGAAAAATTCTGCGAAATATAATAACAGGCACCTTTCATCTTTCCTGGTTCTTGACATATTATTCCAGTCAATAACAATGTGTTTCAGTTAACACTAGTATTTGTCGTCTTTGAAGGTAAAATTGTGGGACCCATTTCACAAATGTGCACTCCTGACGAGGAATGTTCCTGACAGTATTCCATTCGTTAGTGAAGCCTGCTCATTAGTGCAGCCTTGATCATTAATTCCGTGACTTCACAATATGTGCATTTAAGCAGAGACATTTAATTTCTAGATTTACTCTTTTACATTATTAATAAATTACTCCGTGTGTATTCTTGTCATTGTTAAAATTTAaagataaaatgttaaaatgttaaaattgtcaaaACAAggaatgctggattacaaaaaaaagactcaaagtactggagtaactgttagcatgagaacatggattggtgacatcttCAGACTGTTTTAAACAGCTGTTTTCCAGTTTTTTGGAAATCGATGTTATCTCAAATTATATTGTGATTGATTTATGTTTTTAAAAGCTTCCGTGCATTATGCTGCAAAAATTCAGCATTATTTCCTGTAAGAAGGTTAAAACCAATCTAGCCATTAAATATATTAGTGAGTTTTACTAAATAATTCTCTATGTGCTTTTGTATCTTGCAGATTTTGGCCATCATATCCATCTTGTTCATTGTGTTGTCAACTATTGCCTTGTCTCTCAACACTCTTCCTGAACTTCAGGGCACGGATGAGTTTGGACACGCCAATGACAATCCACAACTTGCCCACGTTGAAGCAGTCTGCATCGCATGGTTCACTATGGAGTACCTTTTACGTTTCTTATCATCGCCAAATAAATGGAAATTTTTTAAAGGCCCATTGAATGTAATTGATCTTTTGGCCATCTTGCCATATTATATCactatttttctcacagagtcaaACAAGAGTGTGCTCCAATTCCAAAATGTTAGACGAGTTGTTCAAATATTCCGTATTATGAGGATACTGAGAATTCTTAAACTAGCCCGACATTCAACAGGACTACAGTCACTGGGATTTACTCTCCGACGGAGCTATAATGAATTAGGTTTGCTCATATTGTTTTTGGCAATGGGCATTATGATATTTTCAAGCTTGGTGTTTTTTGCTGAAAAAGATGAAGACGCAACAAAGTTTACAAGTATTCCTGCATCTTTCTGGTGGGCGACTATCACTATGACAACAGTGGGATATGGGGACATTTATCCCAAAACACTATTAGGCAAAATAGTTGGAGGACTTTGTTGCATTGCTGGAGTGTTGGTAATAGCTCTGCCCATACCAATCATCGTAAACAATTTCTCAGAGTTTTACAAAGAACAGAAAAGGCAAGAGAAAGCAATTAAGAGAAGAGAAGCCCTTGAGAGAGCCAAAAGAAATGGAAGTATTGTTTCCATGAACTTGAAAGATGCATTTGCTCGCAACATGGAACTCATGGATGTTGTGGTTGATAAAGGGGTTGATAGTTTGATTAAACAAGAAAAACACGTGGACAATCATCTTTCACCAAGCAAATGGAAGTGGGCGATGTCTGAAACTAGCTCCAATAAATCTTATGAGTCTAAATACCAGGAACTAAGCCAGCATACATCAAGTGAGCGGTTGAATAACCCCACCCCCAGCCCACAACATCTGAATGCTCAAAAGCTGGAACAAATATACaatcaaatgacaaagacacaatcTCAGCCAAATCTTACCAATGACAAGCCAGAACAATCTATTAAATCTCCTGCACGTGAAGAAGAACTTGAAATGGAAGTGGTTCCTAGCTCAACTGACCCATTGCTCACTGCTCCCACAGAACCAATTATGGACATGAGGAGCATATCTAGCATTGATAGCTTTGCTAGTTGTACCGCTGACTTCACTGAAGCGGATAGGTTTTCACACCCTTCAAAATTACCTGAACAAGCTCATCGGAGCTGGATTTCTGCCACTGGTCCTCTCAGTGAGTATCAGACTGGCGAAAACTCCAAGTTCAAAGATAGTTCTGGTGAAGACAACAAAAGTTTTTGCTTCGAGCAGCCAGTATCCTCCACCTTAAACAACACAGTGGAAAGTCCAAAGAGCTCACTGAAGGGCAGGAACCCTTTGAAATCTAGATCacttaaagttaattttatggaAATTAAAAGTGACGCTCCTCAAACACCACCGCCCGTGATAGTGACGGACGTATCAGTATCTGCACCTAAACATATTAGCATAATTCTGCTGGAAGAACACACTCCCCAGGATGACAGTCTCCCTATGATTACTGATATGGCATCTTTCCACCAGATGTCTAGTCAAGGATCACCACAAGTACTGGGTAAACAAAGACTTTTTGCATTCCAAACAACAGGGAGAAAGAGTTGCATTGACATAGACAGTGGTGAAGATGAAGGATTACTGGTGGAAGAAAAGACTCAGCTTTATAATCAGCAGGAATGTAGACAGAACTACTCTTCTGCAGAGCATGATAAGCACAGCCACAATGAAAACCACATTGAAGATATGTCTGTAGTGGGCGCTGTAACTCCAAAACATACCGGTCCAAACTGCACATCTAGTGTAGCAGGAGACAGCAAAGACAGTATTCAGGCTGGATACAAGCTGGAAAATCATATGTTTACACCAGAAATTCATGTTAAACCTGGGGAAGCAGGTTATTCATCCTCTTGTGAAACCAGCATGTGACTATGGAGAAAGTGAAAATAATTTTTCTGGTTCTTTAGAAATCTAATAAGAAAATGAAATGGCATAATTTATGCGTAAGGTATTTTTGCATGGCATGATGAATCTTTTAAACCAGCTGCTGTTTGACCCAAACAGTCAGAGAGTACATCTCTGTGGATGATGAATATGAGAATAACAGGAAAAACTAAGAGTTCCAAATGGAGCACATGTATTATATAGTTTGGAGATGTTATCACCTTTTCGCTAATGAGACTAGAATCCTTTTATGCTACCATAAATTAATTACACTAGAATATTTTAGGATTTTCACAAAGGGAGGGCAGGCTGTACATGCATGATTTAGGAACCAATGTAAAACAGAGGTGCTTAGAGCCTGTAAAATATAATTTGTTGTAAATAGTTGGGAATATGCCAAGAATTCATGAAATCAAGCAATTACAGATAAGTTATTCTGATGCACACGTTTCCCCTTCACGGCACACTGCCTGGAGGATGTTTATAAAGTCTTGTTGCAAAGTTGCAACCAGTAATGTGAAATAACAATTATATCAACCTGGAATTTCCTCCAGATTTGTGACTGGATACATGTGAAATCTGGGTACAAATAAAATGAATAGCAAAAAAGGTAACTTTTAACAAATAACCGATGCTTACAAATCCAATACGTCAAAGAGTCTGCAATCTTTTAAATGAATCTACTGAAACCACATCCTTCAGCAAGTTCTCCTCTATAAATCTGCTTGTGTGCCCAGCGCCAAGGAAGTAAGTTTCCTCCAGTTCAGGGGTAAGATGATTCATCACAAAATGGCCAGATTCTCAAATATGCACGCACCAATGGTCACATGAATCGAGCAAAACCATTGACCGGTATGGATTACATTCTTGGACATGCCCAACCAGTACAGATTTAATACACCTTTATGAAAATGTGAAGGATGACTCATTTTCTCTGCAAGGAGAGTATAGTTCAAAATATTTCATATTCTGCGAAGAAACCGACAGAGAACTAATTGCTGCTTGCTATGGAGTGTCCAAGGGGGAAAATCTCTTCCTCTTTTTACAGTATATCATCCAAGCCCATGTCACAAGACCATATTGGTTCTAAACTATATATTAGGTTAGAATGGTTGACAGTGCTGAATTTTTGAAAATTTACATTTGGGCTTAATTAGCTTCAGTCAACACTTAGGATCATTTACAGTTTGGTCTGATGGGGGAGCATGCGATCACTTTGGACTTACCGGTAATTACCCTTTTATATTCATGGAGGAAATTCCAGAACTAGATTTCATTCTATTCTGATTGTGTAAATGTTCATTAAAAATGGGGCAGAAACTATTTTACTTGGGCAATATTTATTTGTAATAAAAATATTAAGTTAAGATTTGCACAAATCTGTTAGTTACTATATTTTTGTTAAATCTTAGTTTTGAAAGAATGGGGAAGATTTAATGACCAGGAATCAAAATGTGCAGCATTGGACTCTCACAAATTTATCTTATATTAATACTTGCCAAATAGTCATTATAAATGGATAAACTGTATTTTTCTTGTCAGAATTCTATTTTTATGGGTTATTCAAATAATATATTTGTGTACTTTGGAGATCCCGAGACTACCATTAACAGACTACCATTAACAGTTTTCAAGGGAATGATCATGCTACGTTGCCCTTCTAAACCTAGCTGACTCCCGTTTTAATGTTACGTGTTGGTTTATGTACATTCTTATCCATCACTAGATAAATAATTTAACAtatttgcaattcctcaaaattAATGACTTATCAGAATTCAAACTACCTACATGTGGAAAATTTCCAAAGGAGCCATCTGACAGTTTATTCTTGAGATTCCTGATATATGGTCATTAATTCTCATGAAAGGGAGAAATTTCCTCTCTGCCATATGTGTAACAAAGCTGTAAAACTGTTCATAATACTAAAgtttacaatttgtttttacaTATAATGCGCAGAGTAAACTTCCCCACAGATTGTTTTCTTGTTGCTGTACACATACTATAACTGCTAATATGTAAAGTTTCACATATACCATTTGCACTTTAATGTCATCGTTTCATGGTGTACTGTGAATGATTTCTGTACTACAGGGTACTAATTCATTAACAAATAAGTACTGAAAGTATATCTGTAGGTTAGTTTTAATTGGTCAATTTTATTTTGAGCATTGATTTTCTgatgaactaaactaatcccattgtaTATCTAAATTGTTAAATGATTTTCTGTACATGTAAGTATGTTCTAACATATTGGGACCATAATGGAATGTGTTTAACCTGTCTTTTGAGTTTGATATCTTATTTGTGGAAGTAATATCATGTTTCTTTTCACCAAGTAAATAATATCATTTTTGCTTCATTATTATTAAACAACAtggcaaaatatattttataGGATCCAAAATAAATCTTTACATTTGACACCATCTTGATGCTGGCTATGCCAAGCAGATTGCTGTGAAGGCTTGagtgctatagaaacatagaaaataggtgcaggagtaggccattcggcccttcgagcttgcaccgccattcaatatgatcatggctgatcatccaactcagtatcctgtacctgccttctctccataccccctgatccctttagccacaagggccacatctaactccctcttaaatatagccaatgaaccggcttcaactaccttctgtggcagagaattacagagattcaccactctctgtgtgaaaaatgttttcatcatctcggtgctaaaagatttcccccttatccttaaactgtgaccccttgttctgcaaaTAACAAAAACATATCTTGAAAATTAAACGGGGTTTTTGCAATTTAATGGCAAAATAGTTCAATATGAAATCAAGATAGCTTAGCACTGCAAATGGGAATGGCTCTAGACAACAGGGTATCACATGTAAAGGAAAAGTGACTGGGAAAGAAGCTAACGTCTCATATATCATTCTCGAGAGAATAAAGATTTTGAATGAAAATGGTGGGATTTTGTCGGTGTTTCTTTTAATCTACCAGGATCATTTTAAAGACAGGCAAATGTTAGCTTCTATTCAGATACTCATGCCGTTATTCAAAACTTAGTGAGGTAAATAGAAAATGTTAATAATGGAAAGCTGA encodes:
- the LOC129696056 gene encoding potassium voltage-gated channel subfamily B member 2-like; protein product: MRFNVRGQYTDGGKSLKSIDVQMDLGIQIHSSKIVPTQVDKVILAIISILFIVLSTIALSLNTLPELQGTDEFGHANDNPQLAHVEAVCIAWFTMEYLLRFLSSPNKWKFFKGPLNVIDLLAILPYYITIFLTESNKSVLQFQNVRRVVQIFRIMRILRILKLARHSTGLQSLGFTLRRSYNELGLLILFLAMGIMIFSSLVFFAEKDEDATKFTSIPASFWWATITMTTVGYGDIYPKTLLGKIVGGLCCIAGVLVIALPIPIIVNNFSEFYKEQKRQEKAIKRREALERAKRNGSIVSMNLKDAFARNMELMDVVVDKGVDSLIKQEKHVDNHLSPSKWKWAMSETSSNKSYESKYQELSQHTSSERLNNPTPSPQHLNAQKLEQIYNQMTKTQSQPNLTNDKPEQSIKSPAREEELEMEVVPSSTDPLLTAPTEPIMDMRSISSIDSFASCTADFTEADRFSHPSKLPEQAHRSWISATGPLSEYQTGENSKFKDSSGEDNKSFCFEQPVSSTLNNTVESPKSSLKGRNPLKSRSLKVNFMEIKSDAPQTPPPVIVTDVSVSAPKHISIILLEEHTPQDDSLPMITDMASFHQMSSQGSPQVLGKQRLFAFQTTGRKSCIDIDSGEDEGLLVEEKTQLYNQQECRQNYSSAEHDKHSHNENHIEDMSVVGAVTPKHTGPNCTSSVAGDSKDSIQAGYKLENHMFTPEIHVKPGEAGYSSSCETSM